Proteins encoded in a region of the Shewanella polaris genome:
- a CDS encoding Rha family transcriptional regulator, whose amino-acid sequence MNLQQSKNYPAQLVFINGQQTITNSLIVADYFGKQHKDVLRKIDRILNDAPSEFTSAHFCANVQNQQVGTSQRDLKCYHLTKDGFMFLVMGFTGAKAAELKINFINAFNEAQKRLSRTQHPFERQRMMFTWEGGKIVSSQPIHDDQFVTSRDKLVQYMREPRFLSLEQLLEISEAANQQIATLARLAEKQARLR is encoded by the coding sequence ATGAACTTACAACAGTCTAAAAACTACCCTGCGCAATTGGTCTTTATTAACGGCCAACAAACCATTACCAATTCACTGATCGTCGCTGATTATTTTGGCAAACAACATAAAGATGTATTACGCAAAATTGACCGCATTCTAAACGATGCCCCAAGTGAATTTACGTCAGCGCATTTTTGCGCTAACGTGCAAAATCAACAGGTTGGTACGAGTCAGCGCGATTTAAAGTGTTACCACCTGACCAAAGACGGTTTTATGTTTTTAGTGATGGGCTTTACCGGTGCCAAAGCTGCCGAACTTAAGATCAACTTCATTAATGCCTTTAACGAAGCCCAAAAACGACTTAGCCGCACTCAACATCCATTTGAGCGTCAGCGCATGATGTTTACATGGGAAGGCGGCAAAATAGTGAGCTCGCAACCGATACATGATGACCAGTTTGTCACCAGCCGCGATAAATTAGTGCAGTACATGCGCGAACCCCGCTTTTTATCTCTTGAGCAATTGCTAGAAATCAGTGAAGCCGCAAACCAACAAATTGCGACACTAGCAAGATTGGCAGAGAAACAAGCCCGCTTACGCTAA
- a CDS encoding FRG domain-containing protein, which translates to MYNLLVTASIGSWDESFYEFDKSRFLEYTTESIATAFKSLTPNLIETLIKYPCIFAYEGNDEDFRIGKLTSIKERGRKLRIEFELDINIPPISYELIKPISSLLDIREWEMNRTHWAVKDEELFERLIKADILNSDQTQKMAKQQKPIAKKSNNPTVTTVQGFIGKVLFSEREKNTEVFYRGHSNKNSYKLEPSLFRKDKDGNYLYLENEHILYRELLVSNSADFQSDEYTLDKLVRMQHYSLPTRLLDITSNPLIALYFACKSSLSEDGEVILLSMGRSEVKYFDSDVASCISNLARLPKIEKDNINFEEIEFNEQTAVKRLVHFIREEKPYFEPKIISGDLSKIICVKGKQSNDRISSQSGAFLLFGVDAVLDEEGSPEINVTRITVTSKASILKELDLLNINESTVFPYIENSAKYVAEKYKFNAPMN; encoded by the coding sequence ATGTATAATCTACTAGTCACTGCAAGCATAGGATCTTGGGATGAATCATTCTATGAATTTGATAAAAGTCGTTTTTTGGAATATACAACAGAATCGATTGCCACTGCCTTTAAATCTTTAACACCAAATCTTATTGAAACCCTTATAAAGTATCCTTGTATATTTGCATACGAAGGGAATGATGAAGATTTTCGTATTGGAAAACTAACATCGATTAAAGAGAGGGGCAGGAAATTACGCATTGAGTTTGAGCTAGATATAAATATTCCCCCCATATCATATGAGTTAATTAAACCAATATCTTCATTATTAGATATTCGTGAATGGGAAATGAATAGAACCCATTGGGCGGTAAAAGATGAAGAACTTTTTGAACGGTTAATAAAAGCTGATATTTTAAATTCAGATCAAACTCAAAAAATGGCTAAGCAGCAGAAACCTATAGCTAAAAAGTCGAATAATCCAACGGTGACAACGGTTCAAGGTTTCATTGGTAAAGTTCTTTTCTCAGAAAGAGAAAAGAACACAGAGGTTTTTTATCGCGGTCACTCGAATAAAAATAGCTATAAACTAGAACCATCACTATTTAGAAAAGATAAAGATGGAAATTATCTCTACTTAGAGAATGAACACATACTCTATCGAGAATTACTTGTATCTAACTCTGCGGACTTTCAATCTGATGAATACACTTTAGATAAACTAGTAAGAATGCAACATTATTCTTTACCGACTAGGTTACTAGACATAACATCCAACCCTCTTATTGCCTTGTACTTTGCATGTAAGTCATCCTTAAGTGAGGATGGTGAAGTAATTCTTCTTTCTATGGGAAGAAGTGAAGTTAAATATTTCGACTCTGATGTTGCTAGTTGCATATCGAACTTAGCTAGGCTTCCAAAAATAGAGAAAGATAATATTAATTTTGAAGAAATAGAATTTAATGAACAGACAGCAGTGAAACGATTGGTTCACTTTATTAGAGAAGAAAAACCATATTTTGAACCTAAGATAATCTCAGGTGATCTCAGCAAAATTATTTGTGTAAAAGGCAAACAAAGTAATGATAGAATTTCATCACAATCTGGGGCATTTCTCTTATTTGGAGTTGATGCAGTTTTAGATGAAGAGGGAAGCCCTGAAATTAATGTGACCCGCATTACTGTGACTAGCAAAGCATCAATACTTAAGGAGCTTGATCTTCTTAACATCAATGAAAGTACAGTATTTCCATATATTGAGAATTCAGCAAAATATGTTGCTGAAAAATATAAATTTAATGCGCCGATGAACTAG
- a CDS encoding potassium channel family protein — protein MKNMKKRVGLIIGLLLLVSIIGVIANFGFLKISLFAVGLNYLAIIYFIDNFLKATRAEFWQIPLLYVSLTVYLAMVFVMVLTQFEVSLHDTKVMGTYDYLYFAIITLTSVGYGDLTPQNDIGQQISIAMALIGSGHMLVSVALLLDKINQGNVKS, from the coding sequence ATGAAAAATATGAAAAAAAGAGTCGGTCTAATTATCGGGCTTTTATTGTTGGTGTCGATAATTGGGGTAATAGCTAACTTCGGCTTTTTAAAAATATCTCTCTTCGCAGTGGGGTTAAACTATTTAGCAATTATTTACTTCATAGATAATTTTTTAAAGGCAACAAGAGCCGAGTTTTGGCAAATTCCTCTACTCTATGTCAGCCTAACTGTTTATTTAGCTATGGTTTTTGTTATGGTCCTGACTCAATTTGAAGTTTCACTGCATGATACTAAAGTAATGGGAACTTATGATTATTTATACTTTGCAATCATAACTCTTACATCAGTGGGATATGGAGATTTAACCCCACAGAATGATATAGGACAACAAATAAGTATAGCTATGGCCTTAATCGGAAGTGGACATATGTTGGTATCTGTAGCGTTACTCCTAGATAAAATTAATCAAGGTAATGTAAAGAGCTAA
- a CDS encoding helix-turn-helix domain-containing protein, whose product MALRGFEFLKMGRNIRGLTQTEVAEIYGVSERTYQRWERGDVRVPFDDVSAICAQVFKLGIDDIRAMIDGED is encoded by the coding sequence ATGGCATTACGCGGGTTTGAATTTTTGAAAATGGGCAGGAATATTCGCGGGCTAACCCAGACCGAAGTGGCCGAGATTTACGGGGTAAGTGAACGGACTTATCAGCGTTGGGAACGGGGTGATGTGAGAGTGCCATTTGATGATGTTTCGGCAATATGCGCCCAGGTGTTTAAGTTAGGGATTGATGACATAAGGGCGATGATTGATGGCGAAGATTAA
- a CDS encoding tyrosine-type recombinase/integrase: MKKAASGVEVGKLNDAALKRWLRVGVSRDYRDPQFPEIRLRAAAGRTRASVHLVLNENGKTVWQKVGTWPSMCIKTLCADLPVMLAKRNVGGMVTGQFDSVGSLLEWYQEHIANNTTYSKSWRSNIKSMIKCHLLPRLADVRLHEVSFIAVDGILVKPMLVEGFAPKYIREVVNKLKAVFAAASKLRLINANPLAGYRVTYSIKVNDAMDTRLFESDLAELFTRLGAVVMPVQMLFVLMMMFGTRINETRLARWEHFAGDYWVIPASNAKNKEEHRIPMTESAKALIQHYKCWQLKHVGKRAYLFPGNVGAISIRCAHDWHTQIRFKHFTSHDLRRLFRTIVADLGVDTMIGERLLNHALPVLLRKYVKSTLDKGMSLALEQYHQYLIYRGFSSVAPEILPRSSVKSENGQTLTASGWL; the protein is encoded by the coding sequence ATGAAAAAGGCGGCATCTGGTGTTGAGGTTGGCAAGTTAAATGATGCGGCGTTAAAGCGTTGGTTACGTGTTGGGGTGAGTCGTGATTATCGTGATCCGCAGTTTCCTGAAATTCGTTTACGTGCAGCAGCTGGCCGAACGCGGGCGAGTGTTCATTTGGTATTAAATGAAAACGGTAAGACAGTTTGGCAAAAGGTGGGCACTTGGCCAAGCATGTGTATTAAGACCTTATGTGCTGATTTACCGGTGATGTTGGCTAAACGTAATGTGGGCGGCATGGTGACCGGCCAGTTTGATTCGGTCGGCAGTTTGCTTGAGTGGTACCAGGAACATATTGCCAATAACACTACCTACAGTAAAAGTTGGCGCAGCAATATTAAGTCGATGATCAAGTGTCATTTGTTGCCGAGGTTGGCTGATGTTCGATTGCATGAAGTCAGTTTTATTGCGGTTGACGGCATTTTGGTTAAACCGATGTTGGTTGAGGGGTTTGCGCCTAAGTACATTCGTGAAGTGGTGAATAAGCTTAAGGCGGTGTTTGCTGCGGCTTCAAAGCTTCGTTTAATTAACGCTAATCCGTTAGCCGGTTATCGGGTGACGTATTCCATCAAAGTGAATGATGCCATGGATACGCGCTTGTTTGAGTCAGATTTGGCCGAGTTGTTTACTCGTTTAGGTGCAGTGGTGATGCCGGTACAGATGTTGTTTGTGTTGATGATGATGTTTGGTACTCGTATTAACGAAACTCGTTTGGCTCGGTGGGAGCATTTTGCGGGTGATTATTGGGTTATTCCTGCCAGTAATGCCAAGAACAAAGAAGAACATCGTATACCGATGACGGAGTCGGCTAAGGCACTCATTCAGCATTATAAATGTTGGCAGCTTAAGCATGTTGGCAAACGGGCTTATTTATTCCCTGGTAATGTTGGTGCTATTTCAATTCGTTGTGCTCATGATTGGCACACTCAAATCCGCTTTAAACATTTCACTAGTCATGATTTACGTCGATTGTTCAGGACCATTGTTGCTGACTTAGGTGTCGATACGATGATTGGTGAACGTTTGTTGAATCATGCCTTGCCTGTGTTGCTGCGTAAGTACGTTAAATCAACCTTGGATAAGGGCATGAGTTTAGCGTTAGAGCAATATCATCAATATTTAATTTATCGTGGGTTTTCTTCTGTTGCGCCCGAGATATTGCCTAGATCGTCAGTGAAAAGTGAGAACGGTCAAACCCTGACTGCGAGTGGGTGGCTGTGA
- a CDS encoding replication protein P — MKSIQTVINSTQVGIPSGERGTKQPSAMDMAIVDSVFAKLRVLFPVGAPKHEDEAVHKSEWLKTLALQEVRKTEQVQMGLNRARREQGDRQFWPTPRQFAMWCKPTACDYGLPDLDSAYREAKKYYHNFEGHDWSHDVVGLATRECGTWLFATGLEKDVLTMFTRQYEIICRKYGNGELVDVELPKALPTRATRRIEPAEGKALVAKFRRQLGLRSANDE; from the coding sequence ATGAAATCTATTCAAACAGTAATTAATTCAACTCAAGTGGGTATACCAAGCGGTGAACGTGGGACTAAACAGCCGTCAGCTATGGATATGGCCATTGTTGACAGTGTGTTTGCTAAGTTGCGTGTTTTGTTTCCTGTTGGGGCACCTAAGCATGAAGATGAAGCTGTGCATAAGAGCGAATGGCTTAAGACGCTGGCACTACAAGAAGTTAGAAAAACTGAGCAAGTGCAAATGGGATTGAACAGAGCAAGGCGCGAGCAGGGTGATCGCCAGTTTTGGCCAACACCACGCCAGTTTGCTATGTGGTGCAAGCCAACTGCTTGTGATTATGGATTGCCTGATTTGGACTCTGCTTATCGTGAAGCTAAAAAGTATTATCACAATTTTGAAGGGCATGATTGGAGCCATGATGTTGTTGGCTTGGCTACGCGTGAGTGTGGCACTTGGTTGTTTGCTACTGGCCTTGAAAAAGATGTTTTAACCATGTTTACCCGCCAATACGAGATTATATGTCGCAAATACGGCAATGGTGAGTTGGTTGATGTTGAGTTACCTAAAGCGTTACCGACTCGTGCTACCCGCCGCATTGAACCTGCTGAGGGTAAAGCGTTGGTGGCAAAGTTTAGGCGTCAACTTGGTTTAAGGAGTGCTAACGATGAGTAA